The following coding sequences lie in one Chelonia mydas isolate rCheMyd1 chromosome 6, rCheMyd1.pri.v2, whole genome shotgun sequence genomic window:
- the LOC119566378 gene encoding translational activator of cytochrome c oxidase 1-like isoform X2 produces MPCSGLGAGTEAAAPAPVHWAGPCTPQVPPPAGHNKWSKEKHIKGLRDAERSRLFQKLAMLLRFARKAGGPNPDFNTNLANLTEQCRSMVLTKASTEVAIKGRDAGSCTWYQRLSLWKQLVMLVSSSFQCSARKEDRDR; encoded by the exons ATGCCGTGTTCTGGCCTCGGTGCTGGCACTGAagcagctgcccctgcccccgttCATTGGGCCGGGCCCTGCACACCTCAGGTGCCCCCCCCCGCTGGTCACAACAAATGGTCCAAGGAGAAGCACATCAAGGGCCTGCGGGACGCCGAGCGCAGCCGGCTCTTCCAGAAGCTCGCCATGCTGCTGCGCTTTGCCCGCAAAG CAGGGGGACCCAACCCTGATTTCAACACCAACCTGGCCAACCTCACTGAGCAGTGCCGGAGCATGGTCTTGACCAAAGCATCCACTGAGGTGGCCATCAAGGGAAGG GACGCAGGATCTTGTACCTGGTATCAGCGTCTATCGCTGTGGAAGCAGCTGGTGATGTTGGTCTCATCCTCCTTCCAGTGTAGTGCAAGGAAAGAGGACAGAGACAGATAG